Proteins from a genomic interval of Nautilia sp. PV-1:
- a CDS encoding uracil-DNA glycosylase codes for MNWKESLFDFYKTRNDFIKKYINENIDFTDVYDPYLPEKRSSPIMIIGEAPGANEVRLKQPFVGKAGENLNYLINLSGLSRAEDFLITNAFPFRTFEGNKNRTPKASELKIGAKLLEDEIEIVNPALILLLGNSAIKAFSYIPWAKEVKNLQKCGVYDINGYKVGLCFHPSPLAFNRKDIRESLEAFFKNLKTLI; via the coding sequence GAAAGAAAGTTTATTTGATTTTTATAAAACAAGAAATGATTTTATAAAAAAATACATTAATGAAAATATTGATTTTACGGATGTGTATGATCCGTATTTGCCTGAAAAAAGAAGCAGTCCAATAATGATTATCGGTGAGGCTCCCGGAGCTAACGAAGTAAGGCTGAAGCAGCCTTTTGTCGGGAAAGCAGGGGAAAACCTGAATTATTTAATAAATTTAAGCGGCTTAAGCAGGGCAGAAGATTTTTTAATTACGAACGCTTTTCCTTTCAGAACATTTGAGGGAAATAAAAACAGAACGCCAAAAGCTTCCGAATTAAAAATCGGGGCAAAACTTTTAGAAGATGAAATAGAAATAGTAAATCCTGCTCTTATACTTCTTTTGGGAAATTCAGCAATAAAAGCGTTTTCATATATACCCTGGGCAAAAGAGGTTAAAAATTTACAAAAATGCGGTGTTTATGATATAAACGGATACAAAGTGGGACTCTGTTTCCATCCTTCGCCCCTGGCATTTAACCGTAAAGATATAAGAGAATCTTTAGAAGCGTTCTTTAAAAACCTAAAAACACTTATATGA